The following coding sequences lie in one Arachis ipaensis cultivar K30076 chromosome B03, Araip1.1, whole genome shotgun sequence genomic window:
- the LOC107633387 gene encoding uncharacterized protein LOC107633387 isoform X1, which yields MWDITHKKIDRSYVNEKAKEIAEKIEAYSSQQVVESTINSPLDALGVVLGKEHPGRVRGLGMGAVPTVAFKNNTTRISQMNLGSSNDAGTSSTCGPNVQKELDTIKAQLQELVSYIASKEGGKIRVKLAGMFPTQQISQGLDQESEIPSPRELGSRSSGASNKEA from the exons ATGTGGGATATCACTCACAAGAAAATAGATAGAAGTTATGTTAATGAAAAGGCTAAAGAAATAGCG GAGAAGATTGAAGCATATAGTAGTCAACAAGTGGTGGAATCAACCATTAATTCTCCTCTTGATGCTCTTGGAGTAGTTCTTGGGAAAGAACACCCTGGTCGTGTTCGAGGTTTAGGCATGGGAGCTGTTCCAACAGTTGCTTTCAAGAACAACACTACAAGAATTAGTCAGATGAATTTAGGTTCTTCAAATGATGCTGGCACATCATCTACTTGTGGTCCAAATGTGCAAAAAGAGTTGGATACCATTAAAGCGCAATTGCAAGAACTAGTCTCCTATATTGCTTCTAAGGAAGGAGGTAAAATTCGAGTGAAATTGGCTGGAATGTTCCCTACTCAACAAATTTCACAG ggaTTGGATCAAGAGAGTGAGATTCCATCACCAAGAGAGTTAGGAAGTAGGTCTTCTGGAGCGAGTAACAAAGAAGCATGA
- the LOC107633387 gene encoding uncharacterized protein LOC107633387 isoform X2 → MWDITHKKIDRSYVNEKAKEIAEKIEAYSSQQVVESTINSPLDALGVVLGKEHPGRVRGLGMGAVPTVAFKNNTTRISQMNLGSSNDAGTSSTCGPNVQKELDTIKAQLQELVSYIASKEGGIGSRE, encoded by the exons ATGTGGGATATCACTCACAAGAAAATAGATAGAAGTTATGTTAATGAAAAGGCTAAAGAAATAGCG GAGAAGATTGAAGCATATAGTAGTCAACAAGTGGTGGAATCAACCATTAATTCTCCTCTTGATGCTCTTGGAGTAGTTCTTGGGAAAGAACACCCTGGTCGTGTTCGAGGTTTAGGCATGGGAGCTGTTCCAACAGTTGCTTTCAAGAACAACACTACAAGAATTAGTCAGATGAATTTAGGTTCTTCAAATGATGCTGGCACATCATCTACTTGTGGTCCAAATGTGCAAAAAGAGTTGGATACCATTAAAGCGCAATTGCAAGAACTAGTCTCCTATATTGCTTCTAAGGAAGGAG ggaTTGGATCAAGAGAGTGA
- the LOC107630702 gene encoding SEC12-like protein 1, producing MCVAVAPHSSTLFLFLISLRVFRNDFRSECFPILILKKDDFVCSLSNGSCKLFELYGNETKMKLLAKELAPLQNIGSQNCITFSVDGSKFSTGGSIQLLFLV from the exons ATGTGTGTGGCGGTAGCTCCTCACTCTTCAACcttgtttctctttttaatttctctCAG GGTTTTCAGAAACGATTTCCGATCTGAATGTTTTccaatattaatattaaaaaaggACGATTTTGTGTGCTCTCTCAGCAATGGTAGCTGCAA ATTGTTTGAGCTGTATGGTAATGAAACGAAAATGAAGCTGTTGGCCAAAGAACTGGCCCCTCTGCAGAATATCGGTTCTCAAAACTGCATTACTTTTAGTGTTGATGGATCTAAATTTTCCACCGGTGGTTCA ATACAACTTTTGTTCTTGGTTTAG
- the LOC107630700 gene encoding uncharacterized protein LOC107630700 — protein sequence MVTMLNDAFGVAGPDLNEDGDGDEDNIEDGDGDNAANEEHNGENVEFYKLLEDGNEQLYEGCTKYSKLSFLVSLYHIKCLYRISDKAMTEILKLLKDAFGNAKISNTFYEANKTINKLGLNYTKIPACPNDCLPRIILTLCHLKMLFPPSFFTIMVHLTCHLVDEAKLRGPVHYRWMYPIERYLGHLKSYVRKKLNQKVL from the exons ATGGTAACAATGCTCAATGACGCGTTTGGAGTTGCTGGACCTGACTTGAATGAAGATGGAGATGGAGATGAAGACAACATAGAAGATGGAGATGGAGACAATGCAGCAAATGAAGAGCACAATGGAGAAAATGTTGAATTTTACAAGTTGTTAGAAGATGGCAATGAACAATTATATGAAGGGTGCACAAAGTATTCAAAACTGTCTTTTTTAGTTAGTCTGTATCACATAAAGTGCTTATATAGAATAAGCGACAAAGCCATGACCGAAATCCTCAAGTTATTAAAAGATGCTTTTGGAAATGCAAAGATTTCAAATACATTTTATGAGGCCAATAAAACCATAAATAAACTAGGGCTTAATTATACCAAGATACCTGCTTGCCCTAATGACTGCTTACCTCGAATAATCCTTACCCTTTGTCATTTAAAAATGttgttccctccttctttctttacAATCATGGTTCATTTAACCTGTCATCTAGTTGATGAAGCAAAACTCAGAGGACCAGTACACTATAGGTGGATGTATCCTATTGAGAG GTATTTAGGTCATTTGAAGTCCTATGTACGAAAAAAGCTAAATCAGAAGGTTCTATAG